One Lacticaseibacillus rhamnosus genomic window carries:
- a CDS encoding branched-chain amino acid ABC transporter permease encodes MQTMMQQIINGLSLGSIYALLALGYTMVYGIIKLINFAHGDIYMLGAFWGYYAINYLHFGFVTALLSAMLMASLSGVLIEYLAYRPLRNSPRIAALITAIGVSFFLENGMSFLFGANARNFPQVIATKTYHLGGVDISNVQLLILFTSLVLMILLQFIIKKTTMGKAMRAVAVDPQAAQLVGINPDHVISFTFALGSALAGAAGVMIGLYYNSIDPLMGMVPGIKAFVAAVVGGIGSIPGAAIGGFLIGLLETGVQAIGLSAYKDAAVYLVLILVLVVLPAGLFGKRQREKV; translated from the coding sequence ACTGGGCTACACCATGGTCTATGGGATCATCAAGTTGATCAACTTCGCACATGGTGATATCTACATGCTCGGTGCTTTCTGGGGCTATTACGCGATTAATTATCTCCACTTTGGGTTTGTGACGGCGCTATTGTCAGCCATGTTGATGGCCAGTCTTTCAGGGGTATTAATCGAATATCTGGCTTATCGCCCGTTACGTAACTCGCCGCGAATTGCCGCGTTGATTACGGCCATTGGGGTTTCCTTTTTCCTTGAAAATGGGATGTCGTTTTTGTTTGGCGCGAATGCTCGTAACTTTCCACAAGTCATCGCGACCAAAACGTATCATCTCGGCGGGGTGGATATTTCAAACGTCCAGTTGTTGATTTTATTCACTTCGCTGGTTTTGATGATACTGCTTCAATTTATCATCAAAAAGACAACGATGGGAAAGGCGATGCGTGCGGTTGCGGTTGATCCGCAGGCGGCTCAGTTAGTCGGCATTAATCCGGATCACGTCATTTCCTTTACTTTCGCGTTGGGATCGGCATTGGCCGGGGCGGCTGGTGTCATGATCGGGCTGTATTACAACTCAATTGATCCTTTGATGGGTATGGTACCAGGCATCAAGGCCTTCGTTGCGGCGGTTGTCGGCGGTATTGGCTCGATTCCGGGAGCGGCCATCGGTGGTTTCTTGATTGGTCTGCTTGAAACCGGTGTCCAGGCAATTGGCTTGTCCGCTTACAAGGATGCGGCCGTTTATCTGGTTCTGATTTTAGTCCTCGTCGTCTTACCAGCCGGGTTGTTTGGCAAACGTCAACGAGAGAAGGTGTGA
- a CDS encoding branched-chain amino acid ABC transporter permease yields the protein MLKNLRSKLIWLAIMVAGFVLIDIGEFTGIVNSFIENALVTIGINIILAVGLNLIIGFSGQFSLGHAGFMAIGAYATAIVTQNMATPLGFYLAMLLGMVIAVIAALIVGIPTLRLRGDYLAIATMGAAEIIRVIINNLKITNGPAGMFNIPPLASWPTVYVLMCVTTVVIVNFVHSRSGRAIMAIRDDDIAAESIGINPTKWKLAAFVLGAATAAIGGSLHASYLQTIAPGDFGIMNSISLLIIVVLGGVGSMTGTFVAAIVLGVIDTVLQNFGTLRMVIYALALILLMVFKPSGLLGHYELSFSRKRRARKEAAS from the coding sequence ATGCTTAAAAACTTACGCAGCAAATTAATCTGGTTGGCGATCATGGTGGCTGGCTTTGTCTTGATCGATATTGGCGAGTTTACCGGAATCGTCAACAGTTTCATTGAAAATGCGCTCGTCACGATCGGTATCAACATTATTTTGGCAGTTGGCTTAAACCTCATTATCGGCTTTTCCGGTCAGTTTTCATTGGGTCACGCCGGGTTTATGGCAATCGGAGCGTATGCGACTGCTATTGTCACGCAAAATATGGCGACCCCGCTTGGCTTTTACCTTGCCATGCTACTGGGGATGGTGATTGCCGTGATTGCCGCGTTAATTGTCGGCATTCCGACCCTGCGCTTGCGTGGTGACTATCTGGCTATTGCAACGATGGGGGCAGCTGAGATTATTCGCGTTATTATCAATAATCTGAAAATCACCAATGGGCCAGCAGGCATGTTCAATATTCCGCCGCTTGCGTCTTGGCCCACAGTATACGTGTTGATGTGTGTTACCACCGTGGTCATTGTCAACTTTGTGCATAGTCGCTCAGGACGTGCGATCATGGCGATTCGCGATGATGATATTGCCGCAGAATCGATCGGGATCAACCCGACCAAATGGAAGTTGGCCGCGTTTGTGTTAGGTGCCGCAACAGCTGCCATTGGCGGATCCTTACATGCTAGTTATTTGCAGACCATTGCACCGGGCGACTTTGGCATTATGAATTCTATTTCACTCTTGATTATTGTCGTGCTAGGCGGTGTCGGTAGTATGACTGGGACGTTTGTGGCGGCAATTGTTCTAGGCGTGATCGACACGGTTTTGCAGAACTTCGGGACGTTGCGCATGGTCATCTACGCGTTGGCTTTGATTTTGTTGATGGTCTTTAAGCCGTCCGGACTACTGGGGCATTATGAGCTTTCTTTTAGCCGCAAACGGCGCGCGCGAAAGGAGGCGGCGTCATGA
- a CDS encoding ABC transporter ATP-binding protein — MTKQLVVEHVSKVFGGLKAVADVSLTIDQGSLIALIGPNGAGKTTLFNMLTGESGPTTGKITLNTATGAVDITKKKAFQVAKLGVARTFQNIRLFGAMSVKENVLVARTHLYHESFLGTVLRLPQFYQKERAVGMAADELLTFFELNDVADEPTASLPYGTQRRVEIVRAVATKPQLLFLDEPAAGMNPEETADLSRLIARVREHFGITVVLIEHDMSLVMNLAEYIYVLDHGAMIAEGTPQAIQRDPRVISAYLGGEVHA; from the coding sequence ATGACCAAGCAATTGGTAGTCGAGCATGTTAGCAAAGTCTTTGGTGGACTTAAAGCAGTAGCAGATGTCAGTTTAACCATTGATCAAGGTTCCTTGATTGCGTTGATTGGGCCAAACGGTGCCGGGAAAACCACACTGTTCAACATGCTGACCGGCGAATCCGGACCGACAACCGGTAAAATCACACTTAACACAGCAACCGGTGCCGTCGATATTACCAAAAAGAAGGCTTTTCAGGTGGCTAAACTAGGCGTTGCCCGGACTTTTCAGAATATTCGACTGTTTGGGGCGATGTCGGTTAAGGAAAACGTCTTGGTGGCTAGAACCCACCTGTATCACGAAAGTTTTCTGGGAACGGTTTTGCGCTTACCGCAGTTTTATCAAAAAGAGCGGGCAGTCGGAATGGCGGCTGATGAATTGCTCACATTTTTCGAACTCAATGATGTGGCTGATGAACCGACTGCCAGCCTGCCATATGGGACGCAGCGGCGGGTGGAAATTGTGCGTGCCGTTGCTACTAAGCCGCAACTACTTTTTCTAGATGAACCGGCCGCGGGGATGAATCCTGAAGAAACGGCTGATCTAAGCCGCCTGATTGCCCGGGTGCGGGAACATTTTGGCATCACGGTGGTTTTGATTGAACACGATATGTCACTGGTCATGAATCTGGCAGAGTATATCTATGTTCTTGATCATGGAGCGATGATTGCTGAAGGTACGCCGCAAGCGATTCAGCGCGATCCGCGGGTTATCAGTGCGTATCTGGGAGGTGAGGTGCATGCTTGA
- a CDS encoding ABC transporter ATP-binding protein: MLDVKDLVVNYGGIQAVKGVSFRVQTGEIVALIGANGAGKSTILKTISGLLRPRSGTILYEDKNIVGMAAAKIVKMGISQVPEGRHIFAGLTVSENLQMGAFGLKDKQVASDQLAVVYDRFPVLKERRNQDAATLSGGEQQMLAMGRALMARPKLLLLDEPSMGLSPIFIQEIFDIITKIKSQGTTILLIEQNAKQALAVADRGYVLASGTVKLTGTGADLLADPAVQATYLGAQPAT; the protein is encoded by the coding sequence ATGCTTGATGTCAAAGACCTAGTCGTCAATTATGGCGGCATTCAGGCAGTTAAAGGGGTCAGCTTTCGCGTGCAAACCGGCGAAATTGTGGCCTTGATTGGGGCGAACGGGGCCGGGAAGAGTACGATTCTAAAAACAATTTCCGGATTGTTACGGCCGCGTTCCGGCACCATCCTCTATGAAGACAAGAATATCGTGGGGATGGCAGCAGCCAAAATCGTGAAAATGGGCATCTCGCAAGTACCAGAAGGACGCCACATTTTTGCCGGGTTGACGGTGAGTGAGAACTTGCAGATGGGGGCATTCGGACTAAAGGACAAACAAGTCGCCAGTGATCAACTGGCGGTCGTCTATGATCGGTTCCCGGTTTTAAAAGAACGTCGCAATCAAGACGCGGCGACCCTTTCCGGTGGGGAACAGCAGATGTTGGCGATGGGCAGAGCGTTGATGGCCCGGCCAAAATTACTCTTACTCGATGAACCTTCAATGGGCTTGTCACCGATCTTTATTCAGGAAATTTTTGATATTATTACCAAGATTAAAAGCCAGGGGACGACCATTTTGTTAATTGAGCAAAATGCTAAACAAGCACTGGCCGTGGCTGACCGCGGGTATGTTTTAGCAAGCGGCACGGTGAAGTTAACCGGCACCGGGGCCGATTTGCTGGCAGATCCGGCAGTTCAGGCGACCTATCTGGGAGCGCAACCGGCGACCTGA
- a CDS encoding MazG nucleotide pyrophosphohydrolase domain-containing protein encodes MNLIAHQQWLVDFYEKRHWYQYSPFIRLNFLTEETGELSRAIRAIEIGRDHPGEPVQNEADLEANLKEELADVLDQVLILSAKFKIDPNDLLAQSEHKLKARFKQDV; translated from the coding sequence TTGAACTTAATCGCGCACCAACAGTGGCTGGTGGACTTTTACGAAAAGCGCCACTGGTATCAATATTCACCGTTCATTCGGCTCAACTTTCTCACGGAGGAAACCGGCGAATTATCGCGGGCGATACGAGCCATTGAAATTGGCCGTGATCATCCGGGCGAGCCGGTTCAAAACGAAGCAGACCTCGAGGCTAACTTGAAAGAAGAACTAGCAGACGTGTTGGATCAGGTTTTAATCTTAAGCGCTAAATTTAAGATCGATCCCAATGATTTGTTGGCGCAAAGTGAACATAAATTGAAGGCGCGTTTTAAGCAAGATGTTTGA
- a CDS encoding alpha/beta hydrolase, protein MIKHWRKWLLLVLSVLAMGAVVFPATQWMAQNVKSARVVHNSRMQPIILIPGSSATEDRFNTLITQLNAQTTGHSLLKITVKTNGTMTYSGKIAARDTEPYIVVAFENNKDGYNNIKKQAEWFNIAFKQLAKTYNFNRFRGIGHSNGGLIFTLFLEKYYNDSDVQMTRLMTIGTPYNLEESNPDNRTQMLNDFITSRNKLPSSLTVYSIAGTETLDGDGTVPIESVEAGKYIFQNQVAHYTQITVSGDDANHSALPQNRQIVSLISQYMVATPNQQGVRPGTGGSGRGVGPAPGDGGQNQ, encoded by the coding sequence ATGATTAAACATTGGCGCAAATGGCTTTTGCTTGTTCTCAGCGTACTTGCAATGGGTGCTGTCGTGTTTCCCGCAACTCAGTGGATGGCGCAAAACGTTAAATCTGCGCGTGTAGTTCACAATTCCCGAATGCAGCCAATTATCTTAATTCCGGGGAGTTCGGCCACCGAAGACCGTTTTAACACGTTAATCACGCAACTCAATGCGCAAACAACCGGTCATAGTCTTTTAAAGATCACGGTGAAGACAAATGGCACCATGACCTATAGTGGCAAAATCGCAGCCCGTGATACCGAACCTTATATCGTTGTGGCATTTGAAAATAATAAAGATGGTTACAACAATATTAAGAAGCAGGCCGAATGGTTCAATATCGCGTTTAAGCAGCTGGCCAAGACATACAATTTCAATCGGTTCCGCGGTATCGGCCACAGTAATGGCGGACTCATTTTCACGCTTTTTCTAGAAAAATATTACAACGATTCAGATGTTCAAATGACTCGGCTAATGACCATTGGCACTCCGTATAACCTCGAAGAAAGTAATCCGGATAACCGGACACAGATGCTCAATGACTTTATAACCAGTCGCAACAAACTTCCGAGCAGTCTAACCGTTTACTCGATTGCCGGAACCGAAACGTTGGATGGCGATGGCACGGTGCCGATCGAAAGTGTCGAAGCCGGTAAGTATATTTTCCAAAATCAGGTTGCCCATTATACCCAGATTACCGTCTCAGGCGACGATGCCAACCATAGCGCCTTGCCGCAAAACCGACAGATTGTTAGTCTGATTAGTCAATACATGGTTGCAACACCAAATCAACAAGGCGTTCGTCCGGGAACAGGCGGTAGCGGCCGCGGTGTTGGTCCAGCACCGGGCGATGGGGGGCAAAATCAATAA
- a CDS encoding PTS sugar transporter subunit IIC has protein sequence MSNLTKRLLPMLVANSVRLRQTRTYRALQQTFAVIFPFVVIGAWAQMLELSVFSRNGFFAVIYNLNKVIPFYTQMRTLLIAIENVTINLMAVMTAFFVAKYVARSYKKDDSLAAITSVGAFLILNLETRRNAQSVFQMNNLGYRGLFIAIIFGLLIGWLFRFTRADLEEPSHRYTIAGLVSRGLRGTWMMLLILISCVVINYGLGFVSTEGFVGLFYVVFQFPAAHLTHVSLRLALVTTINALMWWAGIEGPINPLMVQSGSTTATANLNYALEHADLFNVPNPITMGTIYRPFASFGGVGMTLALIIATLWVGRSKASRRIAGLSLFPGLVNVSSPVLIGWPVMLNPIMLVPFLITPLINMAIAWTAIRLHLMPPSVYTVPATTPGPLIAFLGTNGNLVALLVAVLCLVISVFIYVPFVRLAETINLESAKVGGHHD, from the coding sequence ATGAGCAATCTCACAAAAAGATTGCTTCCGATGCTCGTAGCAAATAGTGTTCGGCTGCGGCAAACTCGAACTTATCGTGCCCTTCAACAAACTTTTGCTGTCATTTTTCCGTTCGTCGTGATCGGCGCATGGGCACAAATGCTTGAGCTGAGTGTTTTTTCGCGTAACGGTTTTTTTGCCGTCATTTATAATCTCAACAAGGTCATTCCTTTTTATACCCAGATGCGCACACTCCTGATCGCCATCGAAAATGTCACCATTAACTTAATGGCCGTTATGACTGCCTTTTTTGTTGCCAAGTATGTTGCACGATCGTATAAGAAGGACGATTCTTTAGCTGCCATCACAAGCGTCGGAGCCTTTTTAATTCTCAATCTTGAAACGCGCCGGAATGCCCAATCAGTTTTTCAAATGAACAATCTGGGCTATCGCGGCTTGTTCATTGCGATTATCTTCGGGTTACTGATTGGCTGGCTTTTTCGCTTCACGCGGGCGGATTTAGAAGAACCTTCACATCGCTATACCATCGCCGGGCTTGTCAGTCGCGGATTACGGGGAACCTGGATGATGCTCCTGATACTCATTAGCTGCGTGGTCATTAATTACGGACTCGGTTTTGTTTCAACAGAAGGGTTTGTGGGCCTCTTTTACGTGGTCTTTCAATTCCCGGCTGCTCACTTAACCCACGTTTCACTGCGACTTGCACTTGTCACGACGATTAATGCTTTGATGTGGTGGGCCGGGATTGAAGGTCCGATTAATCCGTTGATGGTTCAATCAGGCAGCACCACGGCGACCGCCAATTTGAATTATGCGTTGGAACATGCCGATTTATTTAACGTTCCCAATCCGATCACGATGGGCACGATTTATCGTCCGTTTGCCAGCTTTGGCGGTGTGGGCATGACCTTAGCATTGATTATCGCCACGCTCTGGGTCGGCCGGTCAAAGGCATCACGTCGCATCGCCGGGTTATCGTTGTTTCCGGGTTTGGTAAATGTCAGCTCACCGGTTCTGATCGGCTGGCCGGTGATGCTTAACCCGATCATGCTGGTTCCGTTTTTAATCACCCCGCTGATCAACATGGCCATTGCCTGGACTGCCATCAGACTGCATCTTATGCCGCCTTCTGTTTACACGGTCCCGGCGACAACCCCGGGACCTTTAATCGCGTTTCTGGGAACCAATGGCAATCTTGTCGCATTATTAGTCGCAGTCTTGTGTCTGGTCATTTCAGTCTTCATTTATGTCCCGTTTGTCCGGTTAGCCGAAACCATCAATCTTGAATCGGCAAAAGTGGGTGGTCATCATGATTAA
- the deoC gene encoding deoxyribose-phosphate aldolase: MDKPLAKYIDHTLLKPDATQAQIDVILDQAKQYDFASVCINPYWVVRAAASLRDTDVNVCTVIGFPLGANTTQTKVFEAGQAVDEGAKEVDMVLNIGELKAGHDDHVRADIQAVADITHAKGGILKVIIEAVLLTDDEKVTACKLAAAAGADFVKTSTGFAAGGATVHDVKLMRQTVGDQLGVKAAGGIHTYAEAKALIEAGADRLGASAGVQILKEAGEA, from the coding sequence ATGGATAAGCCATTGGCAAAGTATATTGATCACACGTTATTAAAGCCAGACGCAACGCAAGCCCAGATTGATGTGATTTTGGATCAGGCGAAGCAATATGATTTTGCTTCAGTGTGCATTAATCCTTATTGGGTTGTGCGGGCAGCAGCCAGTCTACGCGACACCGATGTTAATGTTTGCACGGTTATTGGTTTCCCACTTGGCGCTAACACGACACAGACCAAAGTATTTGAAGCCGGTCAAGCAGTTGACGAAGGTGCTAAGGAAGTCGATATGGTTTTAAATATCGGTGAACTGAAAGCTGGTCATGATGATCATGTTCGCGCGGATATTCAAGCAGTTGCCGACATCACGCATGCAAAAGGCGGCATTCTTAAGGTCATCATTGAAGCAGTTCTATTAACTGATGATGAAAAAGTGACGGCATGCAAACTCGCAGCTGCAGCCGGCGCTGATTTCGTTAAAACGTCAACCGGGTTTGCTGCAGGGGGTGCGACGGTTCATGATGTCAAACTCATGCGGCAGACAGTCGGTGATCAATTAGGTGTCAAAGCGGCCGGTGGTATCCACACCTATGCTGAAGCCAAAGCGCTCATTGAAGCCGGCGCCGATCGTTTGGGTGCCAGTGCCGGCGTGCAGATTTTAAAGGAAGCAGGGGAAGCTTAA
- a CDS encoding phosphopentomutase, protein MAFDRIITIVLDSIGIGEAPDAAKYHDTGADTLGHIGDYFAGKLSLPNLQAIGLGNIDRPTPIAGVKPLGSPSGYFGKMSEISAGKDSMDGHWEMMGLPVTEPLGYFPNGFPEDLIKQIEEFSGRHVILNKPYSGTEAIKDYGEEQLKTGDLIVYTSGDSVLQIAAQTDVIPLEELYRICRYVRSITIDAPYRIGRVIARPYVGTDPTTFTRTSDRHDYTLKPDKPTDLDRLQGAGVPTYGIGKINDIFSGQGLDDGVHTVSNVDGMNQTIAAVKSDRKGFIFTNLVDFDAMYGHRRNAQGDGDALMTFDHQLGDLLTVLRREDLLMITADHGNDPTFRGTDHTREFVPLLAYSKALAGNGDLGIRSPFSDLGATILDNFEVTGNQVGQSFLSLLR, encoded by the coding sequence ATGGCTTTTGATCGAATCATTACCATTGTCTTAGATTCAATTGGGATTGGCGAAGCACCGGATGCGGCTAAATATCACGATACCGGTGCCGATACGCTTGGTCACATTGGCGATTATTTTGCCGGGAAATTATCGTTGCCTAATTTACAGGCAATCGGTCTGGGCAATATTGACCGCCCTACGCCAATTGCTGGGGTTAAGCCATTAGGGAGTCCGAGTGGCTATTTTGGCAAAATGTCCGAGATTTCAGCAGGTAAAGATAGTATGGACGGTCATTGGGAGATGATGGGTCTGCCGGTGACGGAACCGCTTGGCTATTTTCCTAATGGATTCCCGGAAGACTTGATTAAACAAATTGAAGAATTTTCCGGCCGGCATGTCATCTTAAATAAGCCTTATTCCGGCACCGAGGCGATTAAAGACTATGGTGAAGAGCAGCTGAAAACCGGTGATCTGATTGTTTATACGTCTGGCGATTCGGTCTTGCAGATTGCGGCTCAGACTGATGTTATCCCCTTAGAGGAACTGTATCGGATTTGCCGTTATGTCCGCAGCATCACGATTGACGCCCCATATCGCATCGGCCGGGTGATTGCGCGACCGTACGTGGGAACCGATCCGACAACCTTTACGCGTACCAGTGATCGGCATGATTATACATTGAAACCGGATAAGCCCACTGACTTGGATCGCTTGCAGGGAGCCGGTGTGCCGACATATGGCATTGGCAAGATCAATGATATTTTCTCCGGACAAGGATTGGATGATGGGGTGCACACGGTTAGCAACGTGGATGGGATGAATCAAACGATTGCCGCCGTAAAATCCGATCGCAAAGGCTTTATTTTCACCAATCTCGTGGATTTTGATGCCATGTATGGTCATCGGCGTAATGCTCAAGGCGATGGTGACGCATTAATGACGTTTGACCACCAGTTAGGCGATTTGTTGACGGTGTTGCGGCGTGAGGATTTGCTTATGATTACGGCCGATCATGGTAACGACCCGACATTTCGCGGGACAGATCATACGCGCGAGTTCGTCCCGTTACTAGCATATAGCAAGGCATTAGCCGGCAACGGGGATCTGGGTATCCGTTCGCCTTTTTCCGATTTAGGGGCCACCATTCTCGACAATTTCGAGGTCACCGGGAATCAGGTAGGGCAATCGTTTTTGAGTCTGCTTCGCTAA
- the deoD gene encoding purine-nucleoside phosphorylase, with product MSTHIDAPKGAIADVVLLPGDPLRAQYIAEHFLEKAVRYNTVRNAFGYTGTFEGRRISVQATGMGIPSISIYVNELIQDYGVKTLIRVGTAGGMGSDVKVRDVILVQGSSTDSSIVLNTFGAGMYFAPIADFQLLREAANLADAGALRYHVGNVLGEDRFYNDEMDRQKLIDYGVLATEMETPALYLLAAKFHAQALSILTVSNHLITGEETTAQERQTSFNDMIGLALGVAKKIPVR from the coding sequence ATGAGTACACATATTGACGCTCCAAAAGGCGCTATTGCAGATGTTGTTTTGTTACCGGGCGATCCATTACGTGCACAATATATTGCCGAACATTTTTTGGAAAAGGCTGTCCGCTACAATACAGTGCGTAATGCCTTTGGTTATACGGGCACCTTTGAAGGGCGACGGATCTCAGTTCAAGCGACGGGGATGGGGATTCCTTCAATTTCAATTTATGTTAATGAACTTATTCAGGATTATGGCGTTAAAACACTGATTCGAGTGGGGACTGCTGGTGGTATGGGTAGCGATGTTAAGGTACGGGATGTCATTCTGGTACAAGGATCATCGACAGACAGCAGCATCGTTTTGAATACGTTTGGGGCGGGGATGTATTTTGCCCCAATAGCCGACTTTCAGCTTTTGCGTGAGGCAGCAAATTTGGCAGACGCTGGGGCATTGCGCTACCATGTGGGTAATGTGCTCGGAGAAGATCGCTTCTACAACGATGAAATGGATCGTCAAAAGCTCATCGATTATGGCGTGTTAGCCACCGAAATGGAGACCCCTGCACTATATCTTCTGGCTGCGAAGTTCCATGCACAGGCGTTATCAATCCTCACCGTCTCAAATCACCTGATCACGGGTGAAGAAACAACGGCTCAAGAGCGTCAGACTAGCTTTAATGACATGATCGGGTTGGCACTGGGCGTCGCTAAAAAGATTCCTGTACGTTAA
- the msp1 gene encoding cell wall hydrolase P75 translates to MVDSKKVLSVTAGFVGAAGLAALATGANTVSASTGTVSYKSGATTVWNSPSWHQVKRYVTFGDTVQLLGKTVDQNGATWYKVGDNQWIPELYLNVAGKTATVETPSSAASQTAVSQAPASQAPTSQAPATQTPAAPQTDTQTANTQLYVKNIGSAVTVWTTPAYTHATGQYLEGSQTLTAVAQQQANGETWYRLANGGYVPARFVSTTPVAVTPQPAAPQSNEASVASTNTNAANDSAAASSAAASQAAASSAAASTAAANAAVASANAIASQAAASEAAASQAAASQAAASQAAASQAAASQAAASQAAASQAAASQAAASQAAANAAQQAPANQANVTTTQVNANQAQQQTATATPAVNTSNQTAAVSASRQAKIQAVIAIAEQQVGKPYVWGGKGPNSFDCSGLMYYAFLNGAGVNIGGWTVPQESSGTQVSLSALQPGDLLFWGSHGSTYHVALYIGGGTMIQAPQPGENVKYTALAYFMPDFAVRPSL, encoded by the coding sequence ATGGTAGATTCTAAGAAAGTATTGTCAGTAACGGCAGGCTTCGTTGGTGCTGCCGGTCTGGCGGCTTTAGCAACCGGAGCCAATACCGTTTCTGCATCGACAGGGACGGTCAGTTACAAATCCGGTGCGACCACCGTATGGAATAGTCCATCATGGCACCAAGTCAAACGCTACGTGACTTTTGGCGACACGGTGCAGCTATTAGGTAAAACCGTTGACCAAAATGGTGCTACTTGGTATAAAGTTGGCGACAATCAGTGGATTCCGGAATTGTATTTGAATGTTGCGGGTAAAACGGCCACGGTTGAAACACCGAGTTCGGCAGCAAGTCAAACTGCTGTCAGCCAAGCACCGGCTAGTCAGGCGCCTACAAGCCAAGCACCAGCAACCCAAACACCTGCAGCACCACAAACCGATACCCAAACAGCTAATACACAGCTTTATGTCAAGAATATCGGTTCAGCAGTTACCGTATGGACAACCCCGGCGTATACTCATGCGACAGGTCAATATCTAGAAGGCAGCCAGACACTGACGGCTGTTGCCCAGCAGCAAGCAAATGGTGAAACGTGGTATCGGCTTGCCAACGGCGGTTATGTTCCTGCACGGTTTGTTAGCACAACGCCAGTGGCTGTAACACCACAACCTGCAGCGCCACAGTCAAATGAGGCCAGTGTTGCATCAACGAACACCAATGCAGCTAATGATTCTGCCGCTGCTTCTAGTGCAGCCGCATCGCAAGCCGCAGCTTCCAGTGCTGCCGCTTCTACAGCAGCAGCTAATGCAGCAGTAGCATCTGCAAATGCCATTGCATCACAAGCAGCGGCTTCTGAAGCTGCTGCATCTCAAGCGGCTGCATCACAAGCCGCAGCGTCTCAGGCTGCCGCATCACAAGCTGCAGCGTCTCAGGCGGCTGCATCACAAGCCGCCGCTTCACAAGCTGCAGCGTCCCAGGCTGCCGCATCACAAGCAGCTGCAAATGCTGCCCAGCAGGCGCCGGCTAACCAGGCAAATGTTACAACAACACAGGTTAATGCCAATCAAGCTCAACAGCAAACCGCGACGGCTACACCAGCAGTTAACACGTCTAATCAGACGGCGGCCGTAAGTGCTTCAAGACAGGCCAAGATTCAAGCAGTGATTGCCATTGCCGAACAACAAGTTGGTAAGCCATACGTTTGGGGCGGTAAGGGGCCTAACAGCTTTGATTGCTCCGGTTTGATGTATTACGCTTTCCTGAATGGCGCTGGCGTCAACATTGGTGGCTGGACAGTTCCTCAAGAATCTTCAGGGACACAAGTTTCACTGAGTGCTTTGCAACCCGGTGACTTACTCTTCTGGGGTAGTCACGGTTCAACCTATCACGTTGCCCTGTACATCGGTGGCGGCACGATGATTCAGGCGCCACAGCCAGGTGAAAATGTTAAATATACCGCGCTGGCATACTTCATGCCTGACTTTGCGGTTCGCCCGTCACTATAA